DNA from Elaeis guineensis isolate ETL-2024a chromosome 2, EG11, whole genome shotgun sequence:
TGAACTGCTTTACACAGGGAATGGGAATTCCTGTAGGCAAGCTTTCCCTGTATACGGCCCTTGGAGGAGTTCGCCCATCCTCAGTAAGCATTCAGTTACTTGATGTTATTTTTCCATCTTGTATTTTCATCACCTGATTTTTTGGTTTTTATTGCCTTTGTTTTCTTGGAGAGTGTCAATAATTGATTGTTAACTTGCAGTGCTTACCCATCACAATAGATGTGGGCACAAACAATGAGCAGTTGCTGAAGGATGAATTCTATATAGGGTTAAGGCAAAGGAGAGCAACTGGCCAGGTTCATTCAACCTAGAGCACTTGATTGCATCTTTCTATCATATATATTTTCAGATTCAAAATGCTGAATTCTTGTCTTCTATTTTCTGAATTAGGAATATGCTGAATTTCTGCACGAGTTCATGTGTGCTGTTAAACAGAACTATGGGGAAAAAGTCCTCATTCAGGTCAGCCACCATACCAGTGAGGAGCTGGAGAGATTTTAATCCTGTtaataattggatttggatttgctCTTCTGCCATGAACTTGTGTTTTAGACTAAAAGTTGTCTATTTTTGGCAGTTTGAAGACTTTGCCAACCACAATGCATTTGAACTGCTTGCAAAATATGGCACTACTCATCTTGTTTTCAATGATGATATTCAGGTAACTATCTAGGATCGTTTGCCTTACTATAATGCAGTTATTGTACCTGTTGTTTCTCTTTGTTGAGCTGATGACCTAGCAGGAGGTTTTGCTTTTGCAGTTAATTGTTGTTTCTCTTGAAAACATACCATTATCTTTGATTATTGCAGGGGACAGCTTCTGTTGTCCTTGCTGGGCTTGTAGCAGCTCTGAAGCTGGTTGGTGGAACTTTAGCAGAGCACACTTTCTTGTTCCTTGGTGCTGGGGAGGTAAATCTTTTTGCAAGTCTTGGATCTCCTCCCCCGTCTCTCGTTTTCCTTTTAAACTTTGTTCCAATCACTGTTAGCTCACCAATCCAAGATGTGTCATATTTTCTGTTTAAGTTGCCCAACATATGTGGATTTCTCCCAGTGGAAGCATTATACTTAGCTATTAACCAAGCATTTGAAATATGGATCACTACTCTAGGATTGAAATTTTTGGTTCCTTTTAAATGTCAAACCGTTGGAAAAGCTGCAGGATGATTGATGTTCAACAGCTTATATTTTTGATGCCAGAAATTTTGAATATTAGCACATCAACTTTTTTAATAATGACAAAATGTTTGAAGTTGAGCATTTCTTCAATTACAGATGTCATTGACTTGATGCAGGTCTTAATAACTATAGTCATTGGTTATGGATGTATACACCTTTGCATATATATCATGGAATGATGTATCATTAACCTGTTATGAAGTTTGGCAGGTCATATTTTTCTAGCCAACTTTATGTTATGTGATGCATTTGTTTCCTTGTATCCAGGAACTAGGAACCTATACTAATCCTTTTATGTTTTTTCTTATTCTTATAGCCTTATCCCATTTATTGTTTTCCTATGATTTTGCTTGCTTCAGCAGATGCTAAACGTTTTATGCTTGCAGGCTGGTACTGGTATTGCTGAACTCATAGCTCTTGAAATGTCAAAACAGGTACTACAGCTTGCCCATTGAGCTTCTAGATTAGTTAGGCTCTTCTTGTAATCATGTTTCCTGTCCTGATATGCTCTATGATGTTATATAGACTTTTATGTGGTAAAGTATTTATTACCTCACAACTGCAGACAAAAGCTCCATTGGAAGAGACTCGGAAGAAGATTTGGCTTGTGGATTCTAAGGTTCAGATGAATTTCTTTCCTCTTAATCACCAAATTCTCTCTTAGCCTTTCCATTTCATGATTATATCATCTCAGCTGACATGAGGTTTTATATGTTATAGGGATTAATTGTGAGGTCACGCAAGGAATCTCTTCAACACTTCAAGAAACCTTGGGCACATGAGCATGAACCTGTTGGTAACCTCTTGGATGCTGTCAAGGTACGAACTGACTTGCATGAATATACATGTTGCACAATTGCTCCTGTGTTTTGTCTCATGATATGAAAAGTTCTCCTAGGAGGTCATGCTGCACACTAGTAGCTCCAGTTTCTATCGATAGGATCCTCTAGTTCAATCCAGTCTCTTTACCATGGATGCATTGCTATTTCACTAACAGTGGACTGCGTTTACGGGGGTAGGGTAGTTACAGCAAATTCTTACTCATAGACCTTTTTAGATCCAGGTTCATCTCCTCGGTGCTTTTAATTCTTGGTATGGAGGCTAGTATACACAGTGAGGTCCCTGGAACTACTGCTGCCATTTTCTCAGTTTGaccaaacaaaataaaattttcaatattttctcCTTGCATTTGATtttcattattttctttcattttctttgtACGTGTTCAAGGGACCATAATCCTGAGGATACTTTAGATTGGTATAGCTTATTAGTGTAATATATGATACAGCGATTGCCTTGTCAGTCCTGCGATTGCAGTGAAAGCAACTTGAAGTGAAAGCAGTGGCCTGTAGTGCGTTTATAATGACTGAGTAACAACCAGAGATTCTGACCCTGGTTTTGTTCGCTTAGGCTATCAAGCCCACTGTTTTGATAGGATCATCAGGAGTGGGGAAAACTTTTACGAAGGAAGTAGTTGAAGCCATGACCTCCTTTAATGAGGTAAGAATACTCTTTGAGCTTTCTTCATTCAACCTGTTGTTTCATTAATTGGATTGGAGGTTTATGTTGAAAGAAATAAATTAAATGCCAACTCTGCCAACTACACATTGCAGAAGCCACTAATTCTCGCCCTGTCAAATCCAACCTCTCAATCTGAATGCACTGCTGAGGAAGCATACAGATGGAGTAAGGTAATGGTTCAGATTTTCTTAATTTTGTTTTGCACAACTTATGGTCTGTATCATGCATTGTGTTCAACCTGGTTTACATTTTTTGCATCTCTTTTAACACTGCTGTGATTCACAGGGCCGAGCAATATTTGCTAGTGGAAGTCCATTTGATCCCGTTGAGTTCAATGGCAAGGTTTTTGTGCCAGGCCAGGTTTGAACTCTCTCATGATTTGGTTGCCTGTGGAGAGTGTGTCACTGAATTGATCACCAAGAAATAACATGAGCGTATAGCTATATCTTAAATATTGACTTTACGTGTTTGCGCATGATGCCAGGCCAACAATGCATATATTTTTCCCGGACTTGGTCTTGGTTTGGTGATCTCAGGTGCTATACGTGTGCATGATGACATGCTCCTCGCAGCTTGTAAGTGGAAAAAAATTGTGGTAGTTGTACTTTAGTTTGGTAGTCTTTAAAATCATATACAATGCACAGTCTCTCTTGCTAAAGAACCCAAAAAAAGCAAAAAGGGTGTAATGGAGACTGACTGATACTTGTGATGCAAAAACTGATTTTATTGAAGTCCATCACAGCATTTGATTGGTAGGTACCTATTTCTGGAGGTCTATATATTCTATGAATTTGGTgttgttttatattttattttgttgagATAGTTTCAAAGTAAAGGAAATGCAGCAGTTGGATAAGTTTGGGTTAGTTTGTTACGTTTTTGTCTGTTTCAGGAGTGCAAGTTTCTCCTTCGGAGAGATTATTTGTTATACTACGAAGCCTGTCTACCCTGTCTCCCAGTATGGGACGCAGAAGACAGATTTCACTTAACAAGATAGTTCATTAATTTTGGTAGAAATACCAATACCGTCAGGAATTTTTGTGCAACTATTGTAGATTTTACATTAACCATTATGTAATTTTAACTTACGCTGAACTTTTGTTTGAACAGCCGAAGCTCTGGCCCAGCAGGTGACACAGGAGAACTTGGATAAAGGACTGATCTACCCACCCTTCTCAAATATTAGAAAGATATCTGCTCATATTGCTGCTAACGTTGCTGCTACAGCATATGAGCTTGGTTTGTCTTTTTGATTCCTCTGTTGACTTTGCTTTCCAATTGCTTGATATATGAACAATAAATTTAATTGTATATTCTTGCATGTTATTTGTAGGTTTGGCAACACGGCTCCCTCGTCCGCAGAACCTGGTAAAATATGCAGAGAGCTGCATGTACAGCCCCATCTACCGCAATTATAGATAAATGGGGCATCTGATTTTGTAGTACTTAAAAGAGTTATGGAGTGATGCCCGCGTGGTAGTGTGGCTGCTTCTCAATGTGTTTCAAAACATTTGTCAGCGTAATTCTGTAATGTTGTATTAAGTAGTTTTTGATGTGAAGTATGAATTTTCTTTCTTAAGGTTATCAACGCTAGCAATTTCACGCACAAATTTTTGCTGCTGTTCATAGGTCAAGGAACCTTTAAACTACTGCTGGGACTCTTTATTACAGGCTTCATGGGTCATACTCGAGCAGGAATGCAAGTGCCCATGACTCATTGCAGGCTTTATGGATCCACCGTACAACCATCAACGGTAGTGCAACCCATCAACTTTGCCGGTCTTTGTAGATTGTTTCGATACCGTTCTGGATGATTTCACGGATCCAACCTGTAGCTCCTGTTCTCTTGACATCGTCCAAATTGAGTTCAGACTACCGGAGTCCCCGTGGCCATGAAAGAGTGCTTTACATTCTGCTCGAGGCCTTTAAGAAAGCGGAGCCCGCGAAAAGGTGGTCAGTCGGTCCCCAGGGCATAACGTGAATGTCTGACCCCCAGGCTCCTGCTGGTGCTCATTGATAGATATAGCTCAGGTACAGCGAGCGCCAGAGATCGTGTGTCGTGGACTTCAGCCCGGAAGAGTGCGCCAGCTTTGCTGGCGACGAAGAGGTGAAGAAGCATGATCCATGCActtcttgagagagagagagagagagagcaatgcTGCGGTAACCAGACAAAATCGCTTAGCTGCTTTGCGCCATTAGCCTGCGGCTGAACCCCGCGATACCAATTCAAAGGGAGCAACGACCTGAGTTATATTCTTGAGTTACGCTAAAGCAATTTTGGAGTACGCATAGCTGCTAACCAAAACGAAAGAGAGTTGCCACTGGAAACCCTGTAAGACTCGGTTAAGGAACCTAGTACAGCCATGAAATATCATAATACAAGTTAACGAAATTTATAACAAATACTAATGGGCCCTGTATATATTTGTTGAGAACTTGTATAGCTGTTAAAAATCatgtaatattattaattattttacagTATTAAAAATACATGTATGACCACATTATAGGTTATGAAAAATTACAACAAATACTAATTGATGTTGTGAGCCACTAAAATTCATGTACCGCTAGGTATACAAATGACTGGAAAGTGATATGATGTATCGAATAATGAATTATATATTCATTTGAGGATAACTTTTAGCAAGCATAAAAGATTCAGTGAATGGTAATTTTGCTACCGTTTttatttaaattcaatttaataataatataaataatggtCAATAAAATAAACATTGTAATAACATTGGACAGTATCCATTATGTTAtacatattaataaaaaatattagttgaTAGCAATTATTTGACTTCATTCCATTTCCATTATTTGTCCTAGATTCTACAATGATGCCCTATAGTATTTTTCTGATAAAATAATGTACTTTTAAGCTCAAATTTATATCAAGTTTCCCTCCCAAAAAAAAAggcaagactttttttttttaaaaaaaaaattctttattgagtGAACGGTGTTTTGGAAAATATGTCTTACACTAGTAAGTTTAAAATGATCAACACTAGATCGGACTAGAGCACTGTGCAAATAAACTAAATAAAACTAGATCGTGATGGAGTAGGAACCGCCGTTCCCTCACTGGACTCTGCCAAAAGAACTCATGCTCTTGGTTACCTTTTCCAACTACAAGGTAAGAACTCAATCGAGTCCCAACACTATATAAATTAGCTTCCACAAAATCAACGGACAAATGTTCATTGACCACTTCGACTCATGATCTAACATCACAGGAACACCAAAACTATTAGATTTTGTTTGAATATTCCTACAGGATTAGGCTAAACTCCTGCAGGATTCTTGGATTGGGCTGCCAATTTAAGCATGTCTTTGTCAATCAAACATCTCCCGGTCCAAATTCTACAGCTTAAAGGTTGGGATTTGCACAGGTTgcaaaatttttaacccaattttaAGTGAAtatcaatgtttttttttttttaatatcttatctGCTCTTAACTGCTCGCAAACATAGACGTTGACTTCAACAATACTTGctacatgcttttttttttttttagaaaaaaaaacggATCGAGTTAAACATGCGCTACCATGTATTTAATGATTTTTCCTCCAACAATACGCGCCACCATGTATTTAATGCCATTTCGTTtcttctaaccaataatttctccctGCACCGCTAAATCAGCCTGCAATCCCCAGCTGTTTTCCTCAGACCAACCATGGAAGAAGTTTTCCCAGTTGGAGGTGCAGAGTTGATTCCATTTGTGTAAGACAAAGGCCCCAAGGAAAGCAGAAGTTATCCCAAGCGAAGGAATCATCCCGTGCAGGGCCAGTCTCATCATTGCAATCAGAAAATGGCTGACCCCTTCCCAAGTGAGCTGACTCATAATTGCCACCATTAAGACGACGGAATTGGGCTTCAGAATTTGAAGTCTGTCCCGAAACGTTACCCGGTTTGCCTGGCAATCGGCCAGGGGGTTCCTGGTTCCAATGATTGAACCGGGTAGGAACCAGTTTGCTTCTCCTTCATCCTGGGAGTTGGCTTCTCCGCTGAAATCCCAATAACTTCATAGTTCAAATCCAGATCGGGATCTTGACCTCCCATATGAAGCTCAACTTTATACAGATGATGGAATATTAGAGGGATCCAAACAAGAAATGCGCAACCTTCCTTTGTGAAGGTCTCAATTTCTCCGTTGTCTTCCTCTTTAGCTCAGTCCCAAAACTTGCCACTAAGCACCGGAAAAAGCCCTATCCCAACAATGCAAGGGAGCCCACCACTCTAACCCACATGTTAAAAGTTTTCTCCATCGCTCCATCTCTCTTGCTCCAACGTTGGAAGTTCTTGAAGAGCTTTGTTTGATGAAACTCAACTAGAAAAGCATTTTCTTCTGGCCATCCAAGACGAACTAGAAGGCGAGAGAGAATTTTGAGAGAGTAGATTGAGGACTCAAAGATCAATGGAAGAACTAGAAGGTGAGAGAGAACTTTGAGAGAGTAGATTGAGGACTCCACAAGATCTGCCTTGCTGCTGCAAAAATCTCTTTTGAAAGAGAGATAATCACCGAAGGCGGAGAACTCTCCTTGGAGCATTGTCTAGCAGGATACTCGATGGCTTTGTGCCCTGCCTTTCGACAACTACTGCGGCAAATGAAAGCAGTGTTATCCTTTTCACCACAACGATGCCTGGGAAAACCGTTATTATCTTGGACCTGCATTTTTTCCAGTCCAATGACTGAATTGCTTAATTTTATTCAGCACAACACTCATTCTTATCTATTAAAAGACGTGAAGTTATCACAAATGCCCCCTGATCGGCAGAATCCTATAACCAAATGAGAGGTCGCTGCCCAGCTCCAGGAGAGAGATAATTATTTGTAGTGATTCAGTACCTATGCCATCCACTGAATTTAAAGAACCTAAAAAGCATGAGTCATATATTCTGTCGAACATTATTCTTGTCAAGGTGTATGTCTTGAGTACAAAATAGTTATGATAAAGAGAAAGAACATACGCTTTGTTTGGATAGCCCTCGTAAGGGAAGAAAGGAAAGGGAAAGGAAGGAAAGGGAGGGAAAGGGGAGGAAAACATCACCTTTGGATAGTcctaaggaaaagaaaaaagaggatagatattttaaattaaaaagacCATTGTATCGTAGCTTTGTTTGAAGATCCATGGGCATTTTATCCTTTATCTGTCTCATATCCTTTCTCTCTCAATTCTCCAAAGggaaagggagggagaagggttctcctctctttcctcctcctccctcaaAAATTAATAtccaaataaagaaaaagaatccCTCCCTTTCCTTTCCCTCGAAATCCCTCAATCCAAACAAAACGTGAATATATAACTTTTTGTTATGTCAGAAATGTGAAAATATCACGACAATGAAGTGATGAAGTCATTTACCCTTCTTTGAGAAAGCATTTTGGCGGGGGCTCAACAACAACGCATCCTCTTTCTTGCTACAACTCCATAATTTTTTTATCGAAACCCAATTTGAGAACACCATTTTGCAGTAGTTTTTATAGACCTCTCCCTTTCCTTAGGGATTTGGATCGCTTCATTTTCCTCGTCATTATGTGTGACAAGTTAGGGTTATCTCATTAGAGTTTAAGAGGAAAACTCAAAATCCTTCCCTCAAAGGACCTAAAGGGTTTTCTTAATTTTAGTCCATATTGGAAAGGGACAAGTTTCTCTTATGCTTATCTATTTTCTTCCCTTCCCACCTTTGCTTGGGTCAAAAAAAAGTGGGTTTTACACCACAAATGCGCATTGTCGGCTGCATACACAAAAAATGCGGCCGGTGTGGGTGATGCACGCAGATGATGGtatgattattttattattattttaattttttattattctttagcataaattttaaaatctttgctGCTATAAGGTCATTTGATGTTTGATCTAACACCATATTTTTTAGATGAATTTCTTTCTTTGATCAATCGCTTTCCTTCATGGTCAATCGATCAAAGCATCCTTTGTTCGCATCTTTTGTAGTCTATTTAAGATTATGAGTCAGAAGGCATGGACAATCAAAGCAAGCAGTGTATTTCTTTACTCTCTTTGCTATATCTCTCTCCTATTTATTTTTGCTGAGTTTTGAGCGATCTGTCCACCTCTCCACGATCACGCTCAAGAGAGGGTATCCCGATCGTATTTGAGATAGAATTTTCGATAAACACCAGTATGAgggccaaaacttgccttaggaTAGTGATCACAcgctttaagattttttttttcttcttcttctggttTGTACATTAACGAGCCAATCTAATCAAATTCTCagtaagtttaatttttttttttatccttatcaTATAGTTTAGATAACTTAAAGTTTATCAAAATCTTTTATTTAAATCTATCATCTCTTCAGTAGAATACTATTTGCAAAAAGATCTAATTTAACATATCTTCGTTGCTCGCCTACATATCCATAGAGCAAGAAATCGATGGCCTTTTGCCAATATTTGTTGGCATGGTCATgccatttttctttcttgatcCCTCATCATTGTCCACATCTTCATCATTAAAAGTTAAAAAAGCTCCTGAAGATTCTTCATGTGGAGATTTCACCATTTTGCTCGTTCCAATCTTTTTTTCTTGCTAGTTTGATTCTCCATGTAATCTTTAATCTCCTTGCGAATTTCTGATGtgatcttcaagcattctttataTTACCTCCAGCTTGTTCAAATGTAGGTATGCTGCTGATAGACACCCCCTTCAATAATCTTACCACAAAGATTAATTTTACAGCATTTATGCTTTTCTAAAGTAATGCATACTCTTGGGGAAGTCCGTGATGCAGTACTCTTCTCCCGAGAGGGTGGTTACAGAGTAGGAGAACATCGACCTCATTGGTGTAGTGATGGAGGAGGTTCGATCGACGCTCTGGTCGATGACGGAAGATAAGGCTCCAGACCTGATGGATTTCTCCCTTTATTCTTTAGGCAATACTGGCCCATCATCTGATCTGAGGTCATGGCAGTGGTTCAGGAGTTCTTCTCTACTGGTCAGATACCAGATCGCGGCAGTGGACGTTCATTATCTCATCCCAAAGAGACGAGATGCTCTGAGCTAGGGCACTTTCGATTGATTAGCTTTTGCACGACCATGTACAAGCTTTGCACCAAGCTGATGGTCTGCAGGATGAAGCCGATTCTTTCTCATCTGATTTGTTCGGAGCAGAGGATGTTCGTTGGGGGACACAACATCTCCGACAATATCTTTATTGCACAGAGTTCATGTATAACCTCGATCGAGCCCCTCCCTCCGACCTCTCATGGCGATCAAGCTCGACATGGAGAGAGCTTATGATAGGATGAGTTGGTGATTTCTTAAGGAGGCTTTGCTTCATTTTGATTTATCCCCATGGATTAGTTAGATCATGCGTGTGTTCGCTTCCTACGTAACATTCCCATCCAGGTCAATGGCTCATCCTCAGAGTACTTTTGCTCCACAATGGGATGAGACAAGTTGTCCCTATCCCCCTATCTTTTCATTATTTACGCTGATGCCCTCTCGAGAGCTCTCCGTGCTGCTGTCCTGGAGTTGGTGATAGCCCCCTACACACCTGCTCCAGAGAACCAACCGATCTTGCATCTCTTCTTTGTAGATGATTGTTTGCTGTTGGATCGAGCTAGCATCCGAAGTGCCACTGGATTCCAAGCGATCTTGGAGGACTACTATTGAGCATCAGGATAGAAGGTAACTTATCAAGTCAGCAGTCTATTTTAGTTTGAGGACACTGATGCAGATATGCCAATTAATCTATCATGGAGAGATCGGAGGTTGCTGAGCATACTGAGATTCTGCAGTACCTAGGTGTGCCCATCTCTGGTTGTAGACTATGAAGATTTGAGATTGAGGATGCAGAGCGCACCATACGGGAGTGGCTAGCGGGTTGGCAAGCTTTACCCTATCTATGATGGATAGGTTATCCTGATTAGATTAGTCTTCAGCTCCATGCCTACTTACCTTTTTTCAAATATCATTTTGCCTAAGACCACTGTGATGAGGATTGAGCAACAACTCCAAAGGTTTCTATGGGGCACACAGCCTGGTGGAGGTAGGGTGTGCCTCTTATTTCCTGAGGTGGTGTGCCAGACTTGGAGGGTGGGTGGTCTAGGGATCCAGTCCTTGATCATTAGGTGGGAGGCCTTCATTGCCCGACACACTACTAGATCCCTCCTATACCTAGAATCTATGTGGAGTAGATTGATGAGGTCTAGGTATGGCTCTTGGCATGCGAGCGACGAGATCCAATTAGCTGGAGGGCTTCTCCTATATGGAAGAAAATCTGTGCGCGAGCCCCGGATGTCATTCCATAGATGAGATGGGTGATTGGAGATGCAGATCTGTTAGTGTTCTCTAATGACTCTTAGATTGCTGACACCCCTCTTGTTCGATGGCCAACCTTTGTCAGTCTTGAGGTGACCGACTCAATGAGGATTAGCGACCTTTTCCACCCTGATGGTACTGGATGGGATCCTGCGATGGTGCATCATTTCTTTGGAGAGTATTTGAGGAGAAGGGTGATGTCCTTAGCTGTTCCTATTTACAAAGCCTGAACACCAGAGTGTAAGGATCTTCGACCATGGTCAGACCAGTTATAGCTAATCTCTATCACTTATACTAGTCAGAGGTCACTAGGCAGATAGATGGTGGATGGATTTGGAGGTTAGGTGCTCATCTGAGAGTGTGTCTCTTCTCTGAAAGGTCGCTTGGGAAGGCTTCGATCAGAGCCACTCTTAGGGGGAGAGGCATGGATATTCAGGCCACCTACTCCATTATGGGGTGGAAGAGGAGATGATGGTGTACCCACTTTTTCTTTGCCCAGCTATGAGATGGGTCTGGTTCTTAGTGGGTTTGCACTATCTTTTTGTCCAGGTGGATGTCCCAGTTGTGACATTTCTTAGTTTTTGAGGTGGAGGGCTGGGGATGACTCATCAAGGAGGTTGCTATTCGGACGGCCTACATCACTCAGCATATATGGCTCGTCAGAAATACTATTGCCTTTGAGTCCAGAAGGTGCCCAATGAGGGTTACCCTTGAGAGAGCCCTGATCTTTGTCAGTGAGTTGATTGACGTGACCTCCAGGCTGAGAGACCTGGGACTCCCACCCTGCTCGTGCAGCTCCTAATAGTTGGAGAAATGTAAAAGGAACATGGAGCATGTGAGGCTGATGGAAGACGGACGTCGAATGGGGAAGCCGGTGATCCACTCCGAGTCACAatcaaaaagacaaaaaaaagaagCATGTGGGCTGGAGGTTGAACAGGGCTTTGAATCAGAGGAAAAGGGAGGAATAGGACCTGTTCAGAGTGGAAAGGCCACAAAAACACGGGGAAAGGTCGAGAACGGTTTGGTCAAATGGTAGGAGGCAGGGGGCCAGGCGGGATCGGGGGGAGAGAGGGGGAAAACTCTCCTGAAATCACTAGTTGAAGGGGCGATTTGACTGTAATACTTCCTTAAATGGCGATTTCAGTGAAAAAGTGGCGATTTTGCGACATGGCACCATGTTGCCACTGGGAGCCATGCAAACCGTGAAATGCCATTCAaatggtgatttcatgcatggcGATTTCACGCATGGA
Protein-coding regions in this window:
- the LOC105040502 gene encoding NADP-dependent malic enzyme codes for the protein MISLRASHFLRCEERGRLYRSQQGSSAVGVVVRCCVRGGTDGKVRGVAMESTLKEIRGDKPSVLDMDPKSTVGGGVEDVYGEDRATEEQLVTPWTLSVASGYSLLRDPHHNKGLAFAEKERDAHYLRGLLPPACITQELQEKKIMHNLRQYQVPLQRYMALMDLQERNERLFYKLLIDNVEELLPIVYTPTVGEACQKYGCIFRHPQGLYISLKEKGKILEVLKNWPERSIQVIVVTDGERILGLGDLGCQGMGIPVGKLSLYTALGGVRPSSCLPITIDVGTNNEQLLKDEFYIGLRQRRATGQEYAEFLHEFMCAVKQNYGEKVLIQFEDFANHNAFELLAKYGTTHLVFNDDIQGTASVVLAGLVAALKLVGGTLAEHTFLFLGAGEAGTGIAELIALEMSKQTKAPLEETRKKIWLVDSKGLIVRSRKESLQHFKKPWAHEHEPVGNLLDAVKAIKPTVLIGSSGVGKTFTKEVVEAMTSFNEKPLILALSNPTSQSECTAEEAYRWSKGRAIFASGSPFDPVEFNGKVFVPGQANNAYIFPGLGLGLVISGAIRVHDDMLLAASEALAQQVTQENLDKGLIYPPFSNIRKISAHIAANVAATAYELGLATRLPRPQNLVKYAESCMYSPIYRNYR